From Fusarium oxysporum f. sp. lycopersici 4287 chromosome 13, whole genome shotgun sequence, one genomic window encodes:
- a CDS encoding eukaryotic phosphomannomutase, whose product MIKLVAFDLDGTLAESKQAILDSMGEALADLLSVAHVAVISGGDWPQFQKQVASRLPARADLSKLWLMPTTGTKLYTHKGDEWKVEYAELFSEEQRKNIIEAFNAALDATGFQPEQTWGERIEDRGSQITFSALGQQAPPSAKEVWDPDFEKRKIIQADLYKRLPDLSINMGGATSIDITQKGVDKGYGLKKLSAASGIPLEQIMFIGDAIFPGGNDYPAKELGLHTVRVKNPDGTLAAIAGIVACLSETGPLH is encoded by the coding sequence ATGATCAAACTGGTCGCATTCGACCTCGATGGCACTCTTGCAGAGAGCAAGCAGGCAATTCTCGACTCAATGGGCGAAGCTCTCGCCGATCTCTTGAGCGTCGCCCACGTCGCAGTTATATCCGGTGGCGATTGGCCTCAGTTCCAGAAACAAGTCGCCAGCCGACTTCCCGCACGAGCTGACCTTTCTAAACTCTGGCTCATGCCTACCACTGGCACAAAGCTTTACACTCACAAGGGTGATGAGTGGAAGGTGGAATATGCAGAGCTGTTTAGTGAGGAGCAGAGGAAGAACATCATCGAAGCATTCAACGCTGCTCTCGACGCAACGGGGTTTCAGCCAGAGCAGACTTGGGGTGAACGCATTGAAGATCGAGGCAGTCAGATCACATTTTCGGCGCTTGGTCAACAAGCCCCTCCCTCCGCGAAGGAAGTTTGGGATCCTGACTTTGAGAAGCGCAAAATCATTCAAGCGGATCTATACAAGCGACTCCCAGACTTGTCAATCAACATGGGCGGAGCTACTTCTATCGACATCACGCAGAAAGGTGTTGATAAGGGCTACGggctgaagaagctctcgGCGGCGAGTGGGATTCCCCTGGAGCAGATCATGTTCATTGGAGATGCCATCTTTCCGGGTGGGAATGATTACCCTGCTAAGGAACTGGGGCTGCACACGGTGCGGGTGAAGAATCCGGATGGGACTCTGGCTGCTATTGCCGGTATCGTTGCGTGTTTGAGTGAGACTGGTCCTTTGCATTAA
- a CDS encoding hypothetical protein (At least one base has a quality score < 10), whose protein sequence is MTVHGPLVNMRAVILARMTASGLQASMRALAPALTMVNTTLARMARRPSATMTVAGMKVNTRASQEPSTTMANGTPENTLAARRSATTTDPGTRASMRVARLATMTANGTLESTLVERPSATMMAAGIPANTRESQEPSMMMESGIPESTLVARRSVRMMEAGTRANTRAATLAVTTASGKLVSHTSLSYKTFKTNKFKANMRALALASMMASTTLTTRPSAMTMAAGTRESMRAARLATMMENGTLESTPAKSKSVIKHLEGFWSLGLGYWVEHLHTSGIRHSFFFF, encoded by the exons ATGACGGTTCATGGGCCCCTG GTAAATATGAGGGCGGTGATACTGGCAAGGATGACGGCAAGTGGGCTCCAG GCAAGTATGAGGGCCCTGGCACCGGCTTTGACGATGGTCAATACCACCCTggcaaggatggcaagaaggcCAAGCGCTACGATGACGGTAGCTGGCATGAAGGTAAATACGAGGGCAAGCCAGGAACCAAGTACGACGATGGCAAATGGTACCCCGGAAAATACCCTGGCGGCAAGGAGAAGCGCAACGACGACGGATCCTGGCACGAGGGCAAGTATGAGGGTGGCAAGACTGGCTACGATGACGGCAAATGGTACCCTGGAAAGTACCCTGGTGGAAAGGCCAAGCGCAACGATGATGGCAGCTGGCATCCCGGCAAATACGAGGGAAAGCCAGGAACCAAGtatgatgatggaaagtgGTATCCCGGAAAGTACCCTGGTGGCAAGGAGAAGCGTGAGGATGATGGAAGCTGGCACGAGGGCAAATACGAGGGCGGCGACACTGGCCGTGACGACGGCAAGTGGGAAGCTGGTAAGTCACACATCTCTAAGCTATAAGACCTTCAAGACTAACAAGTTCAAGGCAAATATGAGGGCCCTGGCACTGGCTTCGATGATGGCCAGTACCACCCTGACCACAAGACCAAGCGCAATGACGATGGCAGCTGGCACGAGGGAAAGTATGAGGGCGGCAAGACTGGCTACGATGATGGAAAATGGTACCCTGGAAAGTACCCCGGCAAAGAGTAAAAGTGTTATTAAACATTTAGAAGGTTTTTGGAGTTTAGGACTGGGTTACTGGGTTGAGCATTTGCATACTTCTGGCATCAGACattcctttttcttcttctga
- a CDS encoding hypothetical protein (At least one base has a quality score < 10): MTVHGPLVNMRAVILARMTASGLQASMRALAPALTMVNTTLARMARRPSATMTVAGMKVNTRASQEPSTTMANGTPENTLAARRSATTTDPGTRASMRVARLATMTANGTLESTLVERPSATMMAAGIPANTRESQEPSMMMESGIPESTLVARRSVRMMEAGTRANTRAATLAVTTASGKLANMRALALASMMASTTLTTRPSAMTMAAGTRESMRAARLATMMENGTLESTPAKSKSVIKHLEGFWSLGLGYWVEHLHTSGIRHSFFFF; the protein is encoded by the exons ATGACGGTTCATGGGCCCCTG GTAAATATGAGGGCGGTGATACTGGCAAGGATGACGGCAAGTGGGCTCCAG GCAAGTATGAGGGCCCTGGCACCGGCTTTGACGATGGTCAATACCACCCTggcaaggatggcaagaaggcCAAGCGCTACGATGACGGTAGCTGGCATGAAGGTAAATACGAGGGCAAGCCAGGAACCAAGTACGACGATGGCAAATGGTACCCCGGAAAATACCCTGGCGGCAAGGAGAAGCGCAACGACGACGGATCCTGGCACGAGGGCAAGTATGAGGGTGGCAAGACTGGCTACGATGACGGCAAATGGTACCCTGGAAAGTACCCTGGTGGAAAGGCCAAGCGCAACGATGATGGCAGCTGGCATCCCGGCAAATACGAGGGAAAGCCAGGAACCAAGtatgatgatggaaagtgGTATCCCGGAAAGTACCCTGGTGGCAAGGAGAAGCGTGAGGATGATGGAAGCTGGCACGAGGGCAAATACGAGGGCGGCGACACTGGCCGTGACGACGGCAAGTGGGAAGCTG GCAAATATGAGGGCCCTGGCACTGGCTTCGATGATGGCCAGTACCACCCTGACCACAAGACCAAGCGCAATGACGATGGCAGCTGGCACGAGGGAAAGTATGAGGGCGGCAAGACTGGCTACGATGATGGAAAATGGTACCCTGGAAAGTACCCCGGCAAAGAGTAAAAGTGTTATTAAACATTTAGAAGGTTTTTGGAGTTTAGGACTGGGTTACTGGGTTGAGCATTTGCATACTTCTGGCATCAGACattcctttttcttcttctga